One stretch of Thermodesulfovibrionales bacterium DNA includes these proteins:
- a CDS encoding ferritin-like domain-containing protein — MASKELLDRLNDAIARELQVSIQYMWQHVMVRGVNAEAVGGVFKKIAITEMKHAEEIAERLDYLGGVPTTKPTTITVGDNLKAMLSIDKKAEEEAIALYKEIIKLAEKEGDVVTKRLFESILADEEEHHNQFSTLLED; from the coding sequence ATGGCAAGCAAGGAATTACTTGACAGACTCAATGACGCAATTGCAAGGGAACTACAGGTGAGCATTCAGTACATGTGGCAGCATGTGATGGTAAGGGGTGTGAATGCAGAGGCGGTTGGTGGAGTATTTAAAAAGATAGCTATCACTGAGATGAAACACGCTGAGGAAATAGCAGAAAGACTTGATTACCTTGGTGGAGTTCCAACCACAAAACCAACAACAATTACAGTGGGAGACAATCTCAAGGCAATGTTATCAATTGATAAAAAAGCAGAAGAGGAGGCCATTGCTCTTTACAAAGAGATAATCAAGCTTGCCGAGAAGGAAGGAGATGTAGTTACCAAGAGGCTCTTTGAATCTATACTTGCTGATGAGGAAGAGCATCATAATCAGTTTTCAACCCTGCTTGAGGATTAA
- a CDS encoding rubredoxin, giving the protein METKTKVELKEYVCQQCGYIYNPAKGDKKNKIPPGVPFEELPDEYKCPLCGAPKSRFSPML; this is encoded by the coding sequence ATGGAGACAAAAACAAAAGTAGAACTGAAAGAGTATGTATGTCAGCAGTGTGGCTATATTTATAATCCAGCGAAAGGGGATAAGAAAAATAAAATACCCCCTGGCGTTCCATTTGAAGAATTACCTGATGAATATAAATGTCCGCTCTGCGGAGCACCAAAATCAAGGTTTTCACCAATGCTTTAA
- a CDS encoding bacteriohemerythrin, whose amino-acid sequence MPLKWSDELSTGVNEIDAQHKELLKRLNMLREACREGRGKEIIDELILFLEDYIKIHFGLEERYMKQYNYPGIEFHIAQHRDLEKRFKELKADFEKNGLRLVATLETNELLGQWWLNHISRTDKELGRYLRDKMV is encoded by the coding sequence ATGCCTTTAAAATGGAGTGATGAGCTATCAACAGGTGTAAATGAGATTGATGCTCAGCATAAAGAGCTCTTAAAAAGACTTAACATGTTGCGAGAAGCCTGTCGTGAAGGCAGGGGTAAAGAAATAATTGATGAATTGATACTGTTTCTGGAGGATTACATTAAAATCCATTTTGGACTGGAAGAGAGATATATGAAACAGTATAATTACCCCGGGATAGAATTTCATATTGCTCAGCACAGGGATCTTGAAAAAAGGTTCAAGGAACTGAAAGCAGATTTTGAGAAGAATGGTTTAAGGCTTGTTGCTACACTGGAGACCAATGAGCTGCTCGGTCAGTGGTGGCTTAACCACATATCTCGTACAGACAAGGAACTAGGCAGGTATCTGAGAGATAAAATGGTGTAA
- a CDS encoding redoxin domain-containing protein: MSEVVKIGQKVPDFELETYNPETNKFGKFSLAEAKKNKKWTILVFYPADFTFICPTELADVAEKYDELKKLGAEVVSVSTDTKFVHYGWYHQEKTIQNVRYPMGADPKGTVSRLFGVYDEDSGLALRGTFIINPEGVLVSSEINYYNVGRNADELLRKLEAFTYVWDKPEEVCPAKWRPGQKTLKPSEEIVGKVYEALK, encoded by the coding sequence ATGTCAGAGGTGGTAAAAATAGGTCAGAAGGTTCCAGACTTTGAGCTTGAAACTTACAATCCTGAAACAAATAAGTTTGGAAAATTCAGCCTTGCTGAGGCAAAGAAGAACAAAAAGTGGACTATCCTGGTATTTTATCCTGCAGATTTTACATTCATTTGTCCTACAGAGCTTGCTGATGTGGCAGAAAAGTATGATGAGCTTAAGAAACTTGGAGCAGAGGTTGTTTCTGTAAGCACTGATACTAAGTTTGTCCATTATGGCTGGTATCATCAGGAAAAGACCATCCAGAATGTCAGATATCCGATGGGTGCAGACCCAAAAGGCACTGTTTCAAGACTTTTCGGAGTCTATGATGAAGATTCAGGTCTTGCATTGAGGGGTACATTTATAATAAATCCTGAGGGAGTTCTGGTATCTTCTGAGATTAATTATTACAATGTGGGAAGAAATGCTGATGAGCTCCTGAGAAAGCTTGAGGCCTTCACATATGTATGGGATAAACCGGAGGAGGTATGCCCTGCTAAATGGAGACCGGGTCAGAAGACACTTAAGCCATCTGAGGAAATAGTGGGTAAGGTCTATGAGGCGTTGAAGTAA
- a CDS encoding transcriptional repressor, with protein sequence MIQKYKDIGLKLTPQRLAVLEYLEGNKNHPSVEEIYRAVREKYPTMSLATVYNILETLKEKGLVQELNIDPQKKRFDPDTSSHHHLICTGCGRIVDVSPEEFSDLSRMEFEGFEVTRIHVELYGLCHACREKDKFL encoded by the coding sequence ATGATTCAAAAATATAAAGACATAGGGCTTAAGTTAACTCCACAGAGACTTGCTGTACTTGAGTATCTTGAAGGGAATAAAAACCATCCCTCGGTTGAGGAGATATACAGGGCAGTTAGGGAGAAATACCCTACCATGTCGCTGGCAACGGTTTACAATATACTTGAGACATTAAAAGAAAAGGGACTTGTTCAGGAACTCAATATAGATCCTCAAAAAAAGAGATTTGATCCTGATACAAGCTCTCACCACCATCTGATATGCACTGGATGCGGAAGAATTGTTGATGTATCACCTGAAGAATTTTCAGACTTATCCAGAATGGAGTTTGAAGGTTTTGAGGTCACAAGGATTCACGTTGAGCTTTATGGACTCTGCCATGCCTGTAGAGAAAAAGATAAATTTTTATAA
- the lpxK gene encoding tetraacyldisaccharide 4'-kinase, producing MIKDRLIKTYERLYLYFLRKKKERAIREQKTLPGYVISIGNLTVGGTGKTPMVIEIAKEAKRRGYDVSILSRGYKGRLPGPVIVSCRTGPLVDAVDVGDEPVLMAEKLHGVPVVVCKDRYEAGIYAMQCFKEKPDLFILDDGYQHWRLKRDLDILLISGINPFGNRRLFPFGPLREPVEEIKRADILVITMADKCKRLDALIDELRLYAPFQPLYLARHVLKEIIRYRIDENGYPVEGEILIPDELRDKKFIAFAGIGNPESFRLTIQESGLNITDFITFMDHHDYKICELKDLSDKAHEKSAFLLTTEKDLVRTKGKLPPGEIFTLNIEISCERSFFDEIFRRIKLV from the coding sequence ATGATAAAAGACCGTTTAATTAAAACTTATGAGAGACTCTATCTTTATTTTTTAAGAAAAAAGAAGGAAAGAGCGATCAGGGAGCAGAAAACCCTGCCAGGATATGTCATAAGCATAGGAAATCTTACTGTTGGGGGTACTGGTAAGACACCAATGGTGATTGAAATTGCGAAGGAAGCAAAAAGAAGGGGTTACGATGTATCAATCCTTTCAAGGGGTTATAAAGGACGACTTCCTGGACCTGTCATTGTTAGCTGCAGGACAGGACCTCTTGTAGATGCAGTTGATGTTGGAGATGAACCTGTTTTAATGGCTGAAAAGCTTCATGGCGTACCTGTTGTAGTGTGTAAGGACAGATATGAAGCAGGCATCTATGCAATGCAGTGTTTTAAAGAAAAACCGGATCTTTTTATACTTGACGATGGTTACCAGCACTGGAGACTGAAAAGGGATCTTGATATTTTACTCATAAGCGGTATTAACCCCTTTGGCAACAGAAGACTTTTCCCCTTCGGTCCTTTGAGAGAGCCTGTTGAGGAGATAAAAAGAGCGGATATACTTGTAATAACAATGGCGGATAAGTGTAAAAGGCTTGATGCCCTCATTGATGAACTACGACTGTACGCTCCCTTTCAGCCGTTATATCTTGCAAGACATGTATTAAAGGAGATAATTAGATACAGAATTGATGAGAATGGTTATCCCGTCGAAGGAGAGATATTAATTCCGGATGAACTTAGAGATAAAAAATTTATTGCCTTTGCAGGAATTGGAAACCCCGAATCTTTCAGACTAACCATTCAGGAGAGCGGGCTGAATATCACTGACTTTATAACCTTTATGGACCATCATGATTACAAGATATGCGAGCTGAAAGACCTTTCTGATAAGGCTCATGAGAAGAGTGCCTTTCTTTTAACAACAGAAAAGGACCTTGTAAGAACTAAAGGGAAATTGCCGCCTGGCGAGATATTCACGCTGAATATAGAAATTTCCTGTGAGCGAAGTTTTTTTGATGAGATATTCAGAAGAATAAAGCTGGTATAA
- a CDS encoding 3-deoxy-D-manno-octulosonic acid transferase, producing the protein MRLLYTLFYFFALIFFLPVHFFKRPKELRPRWLREKIGLLKSGRNYSNAIWIHAVSVGETLGARRIVSYLNSRFPESLILFSTMTDTGQEIARRELMKENPEGILIFYMPFDLGFIIKNILNRFKVFLFITMETEIWPNTFEECKRLNIPVIIVNARLSAKSARGYRKINFFMKQVLDAVNAFCCSSNIDADRFHSLGVERSRIHVTGNLKFDMPPPARPELNLKNSGKVIIIAGSTHQGEEAIMLQSLKELLLSGRVFLILAPRHPQRFNDVAGFVKAEGINFIRRTELSGNEIDADSYQLLLLDTIGELSSMYYFADIVLMGGSFVPVGGHNLLEPAYWSKPVICGRYMDNFPLAEEFFREGAALKTEPETLLKDVMELCNNPQKRLEIGKKAGIIYERNRGAFEKTLKIIEEIIDDKRPFN; encoded by the coding sequence ATGAGATTACTTTACACCCTTTTTTATTTTTTTGCACTAATTTTTTTTCTGCCCGTACATTTTTTCAAAAGGCCCAAAGAACTTAGACCGCGCTGGCTTAGGGAAAAGATTGGATTATTAAAATCCGGGCGCAATTATAGCAATGCTATATGGATACATGCTGTAAGTGTCGGTGAGACCCTTGGAGCAAGGAGGATTGTAAGTTATTTAAATAGCAGATTCCCTGAAAGTTTGATCCTTTTTTCTACCATGACCGATACCGGTCAGGAGATAGCACGCAGGGAATTGATGAAAGAGAACCCCGAAGGTATTCTTATCTTTTATATGCCCTTTGATCTAGGTTTTATAATAAAGAATATTTTGAATAGATTCAAGGTTTTTCTTTTTATAACCATGGAGACAGAGATCTGGCCAAATACCTTTGAGGAATGTAAAAGGCTCAACATACCAGTTATTATTGTTAATGCCAGGCTCTCTGCTAAGTCCGCAAGGGGATACAGAAAAATAAATTTCTTTATGAAGCAAGTACTTGACGCTGTTAATGCCTTTTGCTGTTCAAGCAATATTGATGCAGACAGATTCCATTCTCTTGGAGTTGAAAGGTCAAGGATACATGTTACAGGAAATTTAAAATTTGATATGCCACCACCTGCAAGACCGGAATTAAATCTCAAAAATAGTGGCAAGGTAATAATTATTGCAGGTAGCACCCATCAGGGTGAGGAAGCCATTATGCTCCAATCATTGAAGGAGCTTCTCCTTTCAGGTAGGGTTTTTCTTATCCTGGCACCAAGACATCCCCAGAGGTTTAATGATGTAGCAGGATTTGTGAAGGCAGAGGGTATTAACTTTATTAGAAGAACAGAACTTTCAGGAAATGAAATTGATGCAGACAGTTACCAACTTTTACTTCTTGATACCATTGGAGAGCTTTCCTCCATGTATTATTTTGCTGATATAGTATTAATGGGAGGCAGTTTTGTACCTGTAGGTGGTCATAATCTTCTAGAGCCAGCATACTGGTCAAAACCTGTAATATGCGGTCGATACATGGATAACTTTCCACTTGCTGAGGAATTTTTCAGGGAAGGAGCGGCCTTGAAGACCGAGCCCGAGACCCTCCTTAAAGATGTTATGGAACTATGCAATAATCCCCAGAAGAGGCTGGAGATAGGCAAAAAGGCAGGAATTATTTATGAGAGAAACAGGGGTGCCTTTGAAAAGACTCTTAAAATAATAGAGGAGATCATTGATGATAAAAGACCGTTTAATTAA
- a CDS encoding ABC transporter ATP-binding protein/permease, protein MIRLIKPHYGRVILAGLLGLCVSGINGTLAWLMKPVIDDVLIKKNLTYLALLPLGIMILFTMRGLFIAGQAYLMKSVGMKIVNNLRNRLYQHLSTLPMSFIKKEASGSIISRFLNDVNLLQDLVARSVKDLFVEGATVIVLTAFAFYKRWDLALAVIIIGPLALYGVQRIGKRLKATVKKSQQKISVLTELLTETLNGFKIIKVFGRQEDMLRIFSEKNQSFYREVMRTVRLSEGATLLMELIGGIAIAFVLWYGGGLVVKGALTPGDLASFVVAVMMIHTPAKRLAGVNNNIQQAKVAFERLSDIFRVEGEKEGGIDIREFRDSIEFRNVTFRYPGTQRIVLDDVNLKIKKGEIIAIVGRSGVGKTTLVDLIPRFYDPDSGKILIDSIDLRDLSLHSLRNLIGIVSQDIILFNDTVRNNIRFAKPDATDEEVIYAAKAAHAHEFIMEFPEKYDTVIGERGTRLSGGQAQRISIARAILKNPPILILDEATSNLDAHSEHAVRMALENLMKHRTVIIIAHRLSTIKNVSRIIVLERGKIIESGTHDELFELNGAYRRLYEHQFVS, encoded by the coding sequence ATGATAAGGCTTATTAAACCCCACTACGGAAGGGTTATACTTGCAGGTCTTCTCGGTCTCTGTGTATCAGGTATAAATGGCACACTTGCCTGGCTCATGAAGCCCGTTATAGACGATGTGCTTATAAAGAAAAACCTCACATATCTTGCCCTTCTGCCTTTGGGGATCATGATCCTTTTTACAATGAGAGGACTTTTTATAGCAGGTCAGGCATATTTAATGAAATCTGTCGGAATGAAGATCGTGAACAACCTAAGGAACAGACTCTATCAACACCTGAGCACCCTTCCCATGAGTTTTATAAAGAAAGAGGCCTCCGGTTCAATAATATCCCGTTTTCTCAATGACGTTAATCTCCTTCAGGATCTTGTTGCCCGTTCAGTAAAAGATCTTTTTGTTGAAGGTGCTACAGTAATAGTACTTACAGCCTTCGCCTTTTACAAGAGATGGGACCTTGCCCTTGCAGTAATAATTATAGGACCCCTTGCACTTTACGGTGTTCAGAGGATCGGTAAAAGGCTCAAGGCTACAGTGAAAAAGTCACAGCAGAAGATATCTGTTCTTACAGAACTCCTTACAGAGACACTTAATGGTTTTAAGATAATAAAGGTTTTTGGAAGGCAGGAAGATATGCTCAGGATATTCAGTGAAAAAAATCAGTCCTTTTACCGCGAGGTTATGAGGACAGTAAGGCTCAGTGAAGGAGCAACTCTTCTGATGGAACTAATTGGTGGTATTGCTATTGCCTTTGTGCTATGGTATGGTGGAGGTCTTGTGGTTAAGGGTGCCCTAACTCCTGGAGACCTCGCATCTTTTGTGGTTGCTGTTATGATGATCCATACACCTGCAAAAAGGCTTGCGGGTGTTAACAATAATATTCAGCAGGCAAAGGTGGCCTTCGAAAGACTTTCTGATATATTCAGAGTAGAAGGAGAGAAAGAGGGTGGTATAGATATCAGGGAATTCAGGGATTCCATTGAATTCAGAAATGTAACCTTCAGGTATCCCGGAACTCAGAGGATAGTGCTTGATGATGTAAATCTTAAGATTAAAAAGGGAGAGATAATAGCAATAGTTGGAAGAAGCGGGGTTGGAAAGACGACCCTTGTAGATCTAATTCCGAGATTCTATGATCCTGATAGCGGAAAGATCCTTATTGATTCCATAGACCTTAGAGACCTATCCCTTCATTCCCTCAGAAATCTCATAGGAATTGTGAGTCAGGATATAATACTTTTCAATGATACAGTAAGGAATAATATAAGATTTGCAAAGCCCGATGCCACCGATGAAGAAGTAATATACGCTGCAAAGGCTGCCCATGCCCATGAATTTATCATGGAGTTTCCTGAAAAATACGATACAGTAATTGGTGAAAGAGGTACCAGGCTTTCAGGCGGACAGGCACAGAGGATATCCATTGCAAGGGCAATTCTCAAGAATCCGCCAATATTAATACTTGATGAGGCAACATCAAATCTTGATGCTCACTCAGAGCATGCTGTAAGGATGGCACTCGAAAATCTCATGAAGCACAGGACCGTTATCATTATTGCCCACAGACTTTCTACTATAAAAAACGTTTCCAGGATAATTGTCCTTGAGAGAGGGAAAATTATAGAATCAGGTACCCATGATGAGCTATTTGAACTGAATGGAGCCTATAGAAGACTTTATGAACACCAGTTTGTGAGCTGA
- the lpxB gene encoding lipid-A-disaccharide synthase, protein MSGKDIVILAGESSGELYGALLANEILRRWPDAEIWGTGGERMAQSGVRLLGSLGHAFGLFEALAAINNIRRNYKEVLNHIIERRPQVIVLIDYPDFNIRIGKLAKKLGIKVLYYVSPQVWAWRKKRCFVIKEIADYIALILPFEERLYREIGARAEFVGHPVVEEIEEVEARLSQEGNYRAMAKKLLGIPEGKTVISLLPGSRPSEIKRLLPLLRETVRSMRSVVGEKFFFLMPLAPNLSGEFKSELDLTSSFGVKVLPPFLSTEHSGEKIYMSSSVVSLIASDIAIAASGTVVLQAALLGVPTIVIYRLSWLTYFIGRLIVDVKYITIPNIILDREVFPELLQKRASVENIMKNVRKFLESGASRESTRNDLLKVREIFFSKKPSKRVAEIVGELAGW, encoded by the coding sequence ATGTCAGGAAAAGATATTGTAATCCTTGCAGGTGAAAGTTCAGGAGAGCTCTATGGTGCGCTCCTTGCAAATGAGATCCTGAGAAGATGGCCTGATGCTGAGATATGGGGTACTGGCGGCGAAAGGATGGCTCAATCAGGGGTGAGGCTTCTTGGAAGCTTGGGCCATGCCTTCGGTCTTTTTGAGGCGCTCGCTGCCATAAATAATATAAGGAGAAACTATAAAGAAGTTCTTAACCATATTATAGAGAGAAGACCCCAGGTCATTGTGCTGATAGATTATCCTGATTTTAATATAAGGATTGGAAAACTGGCAAAAAAACTGGGAATAAAGGTTCTCTACTATGTAAGTCCTCAGGTATGGGCGTGGAGAAAGAAGAGGTGTTTTGTAATAAAGGAGATTGCTGATTATATTGCCCTCATACTTCCTTTTGAAGAAAGACTTTACAGAGAGATTGGTGCAAGGGCTGAATTTGTTGGCCATCCTGTAGTGGAAGAGATTGAGGAGGTCGAAGCCCGCCTTTCTCAGGAAGGCAATTACAGGGCAATGGCAAAAAAACTTCTTGGAATACCTGAAGGAAAAACTGTAATCTCTCTTCTTCCAGGAAGCAGGCCATCAGAAATTAAGAGACTTCTTCCACTGCTCAGAGAAACTGTAAGGAGCATGAGGTCTGTAGTGGGAGAAAAATTTTTCTTTCTCATGCCTTTAGCTCCAAATCTTTCTGGAGAATTTAAAAGTGAGCTGGATCTGACGAGCTCGTTCGGGGTAAAGGTTCTTCCTCCTTTTCTATCCACTGAGCATTCTGGTGAGAAGATCTATATGTCTTCCTCCGTTGTTTCTCTTATTGCATCTGATATTGCTATTGCTGCATCAGGTACAGTGGTTTTACAGGCAGCGCTTCTAGGAGTCCCCACAATTGTAATCTACAGACTTTCCTGGTTAACCTATTTTATAGGAAGGCTTATTGTGGATGTGAAGTATATAACCATACCAAATATAATCCTTGATAGAGAGGTCTTTCCAGAATTGCTCCAGAAAAGGGCAAGTGTGGAGAATATAATGAAGAATGTAAGAAAATTTCTTGAATCAGGGGCATCTCGTGAATCAACCAGAAATGATTTGTTGAAAGTGAGGGAGATATTTTTTAGCAAGAAGCCTTCAAAAAGGGTAGCAGAGATAGTGGGAGAGTTAGCAGGATGGTAA
- a CDS encoding DegT/DnrJ/EryC1/StrS family aminotransferase: MVPMVDLRAQLKEIKTEIMSLLDEVVSSTTFILGPKLKELEQKIAEYHRVHSAIGVASGTDALHLALLAAGIGKGDEVITTPFTFFATVESIVYVGAKPVFVDIEPDTFNINPLLIEEKITQRTKAILPVHLYGQPADMDKIMEIAKKYNLIVIEDCAQAFGARIRGKLVGTFGMAGAFSFYPSKNLGAYGDGGMVITDNHIVAEKLRQLRNHGSSSQYVHDTIGFNSRLDEIQAAVLLVKFRRIEYYNELRRKKAHLYTSLLKDSDVKTPVEKEGVYHVYHQYTIRSKKRDQLQKILKEKGISSVVYYPVPMHLQKALSFLGYREGSLPEAERASREALSLPIYPEIEESVIETIANIIRGA, from the coding sequence ATGGTTCCCATGGTTGATCTCAGGGCGCAGCTCAAGGAAATAAAAACAGAGATAATGTCACTTCTGGATGAAGTAGTTAGTTCAACGACCTTTATACTAGGTCCTAAGTTGAAGGAACTTGAACAGAAAATAGCAGAGTATCACAGAGTTCATTCAGCCATAGGGGTTGCCTCAGGAACAGATGCGCTCCATCTTGCACTCCTTGCTGCAGGAATAGGCAAAGGTGATGAAGTTATCACTACTCCTTTTACATTTTTTGCAACTGTAGAGTCTATAGTATATGTGGGTGCAAAGCCTGTCTTTGTTGATATAGAGCCAGATACATTTAATATAAATCCTTTGCTTATTGAGGAAAAGATTACACAGAGGACCAAGGCCATACTGCCTGTACACCTTTATGGTCAACCAGCTGATATGGATAAGATTATGGAAATAGCAAAAAAATATAATCTTATAGTAATAGAAGACTGTGCCCAGGCCTTTGGTGCAAGGATAAGGGGAAAACTTGTAGGAACCTTTGGTATGGCTGGTGCCTTCAGTTTTTATCCTAGCAAAAATCTCGGAGCATACGGAGACGGTGGAATGGTTATTACAGATAACCATATAGTTGCAGAAAAGCTCAGGCAGCTAAGGAATCATGGTTCTTCTTCACAGTATGTTCATGATACCATTGGTTTTAACAGCAGGCTTGATGAGATTCAGGCAGCAGTTCTTCTTGTAAAATTCCGAAGAATAGAGTATTATAATGAACTTAGAAGAAAAAAGGCCCATCTTTACACCAGCCTTCTTAAAGACTCAGATGTAAAAACACCTGTTGAAAAAGAAGGAGTCTATCATGTTTATCACCAATATACAATAAGATCTAAAAAGAGAGATCAACTTCAGAAGATTCTTAAGGAGAAGGGTATATCTTCAGTGGTCTATTATCCCGTACCAATGCATCTGCAAAAGGCATTAAGTTTTCTCGGATACAGAGAAGGTAGCCTGCCTGAGGCAGAACGAGCTTCAAGGGAAGCACTGTCACTACCTATATATCCTGAAATTGAAGAATCTGTTATTGAAACTATAGCAAATATAATCCGTGGTGCATAA
- a CDS encoding Gfo/Idh/MocA family oxidoreductase has translation MLKKVAVIGVGYLGQHHARILSEFQDVELSGVVDTDIDRAKEVAALYRTRAFRDYRDLLGDIDAVSIVTPTVTHFEICREALIAGKDVFVEKPLTVTIDEAEELVRLSKERNRILQVGHLERYNPAYQRAKEFIKDPLFILAERLSPFSGRGTDVDITFDLMIHDIDIIVDTLRHKRLNFLEANGYSLVTDKVDFAEARLVFNSKSDSCEVQLIASRIAEEKKRTHTLYCKDYILVIDFMEQKLRRGVHENGKLIFEDIPVEKKEPLKEELRDFVDCINSRRCPLVPGEDVLYPLSIAIDMTKKLRRLN, from the coding sequence ATGTTGAAAAAGGTCGCTGTTATCGGTGTAGGATATTTAGGTCAGCATCATGCAAGGATACTGAGTGAGTTTCAAGATGTAGAGCTCTCAGGAGTTGTAGACACTGATATTGATAGGGCAAAGGAGGTTGCTGCTCTTTACAGAACTAGGGCATTCAGAGATTATAGGGATCTCCTTGGAGATATTGATGCTGTAAGCATAGTAACACCAACCGTCACGCACTTTGAAATATGTAGAGAGGCACTAATTGCGGGAAAGGATGTATTTGTAGAAAAGCCACTGACAGTCACTATAGATGAGGCTGAGGAACTTGTCAGACTTTCAAAGGAAAGAAACCGGATCCTGCAGGTAGGTCATCTTGAAAGATACAATCCTGCCTATCAGAGAGCAAAGGAATTTATTAAAGATCCCCTTTTTATTCTTGCTGAAAGACTCTCTCCCTTTTCTGGAAGAGGTACTGATGTGGATATAACTTTTGACCTCATGATCCATGATATAGATATAATCGTTGATACATTGCGACATAAGAGATTAAATTTTCTTGAGGCAAACGGTTACAGCCTTGTGACAGATAAGGTAGATTTTGCCGAAGCAAGACTTGTTTTCAATAGTAAGAGTGATAGTTGTGAAGTTCAGCTTATTGCAAGCAGGATAGCGGAAGAGAAAAAGAGAACCCATACTTTATACTGTAAAGACTATATTCTGGTAATAGATTTTATGGAGCAGAAGCTAAGGAGGGGTGTTCATGAGAATGGAAAGCTTATCTTTGAAGATATTCCAGTTGAGAAGAAGGAGCCTCTAAAAGAAGAGCTGAGGGATTTTGTAGATTGTATAAACTCAAGAAGATGCCCTCTTGTTCCCGGTGAGGATGTTTTATACCCTCTGTCAATTGCAATAGATATGACAAAAAAACTCAGGAGGTTGAATTAA
- a CDS encoding TIGR01212 family radical SAM protein (This family includes YhcC from E. coli K-12, an uncharacterized radical SAM protein.) codes for MLNLFGIYMKKRFGTTVYKVNVDAGFTCPNRDGTVGWGGCIYCNNDSFRPPGANPVLPLKEQIKNGISHVSKRYGAKKFLVYFQPYTNTYAPVERLEEIYREALSEEGVIGLAIGTRPDCVDEEKLSMIEELAKRHFILIEYGLQSIYDKTLEYINRGHDYKTFLKALEMTAGRGIHIGAHIILGFPTETREEMLHMADVISELPVEFLKIHQLQVVKDTVLEKIYINNPFHTFSYEEYIDLLVAFLERLSPDIVIQRLFATAPDEILIAPRWDLSRHKIINDIITVMKTRQTFQGNLFNKVEVKTV; via the coding sequence ATGCTCAATCTCTTTGGCATCTATATGAAGAAAAGATTTGGAACCACTGTTTACAAGGTTAATGTGGACGCAGGCTTTACCTGTCCTAACAGAGATGGAACAGTAGGATGGGGTGGTTGCATATACTGCAATAACGACAGCTTCAGACCTCCGGGTGCAAACCCTGTCCTTCCTCTTAAAGAGCAGATCAAAAATGGTATCAGTCATGTATCAAAGAGATATGGAGCAAAGAAATTCCTCGTTTATTTTCAGCCTTACACAAATACCTATGCTCCCGTTGAGAGGCTAGAGGAAATTTATCGGGAGGCGCTTTCAGAAGAAGGCGTGATAGGCCTTGCTATTGGCACAAGACCTGATTGTGTAGATGAGGAAAAACTCTCAATGATAGAAGAGCTTGCAAAAAGGCATTTTATACTCATTGAATATGGGCTCCAGTCCATATACGATAAAACCCTTGAGTACATAAATAGAGGACATGATTACAAAACCTTTCTGAAAGCACTTGAGATGACTGCTGGAAGGGGTATTCACATAGGAGCCCATATAATACTGGGCTTTCCAACAGAAACCCGAGAGGAGATGCTCCATATGGCTGACGTTATATCAGAATTACCTGTAGAATTTCTAAAGATTCACCAGCTTCAAGTGGTTAAGGATACTGTTCTTGAAAAGATATATATAAATAATCCTTTCCATACATTCAGCTACGAGGAATATATTGACCTTCTGGTGGCCTTCCTGGAAAGACTCTCACCGGATATAGTAATCCAGAGACTTTTTGCTACAGCTCCAGATGAAATACTCATTGCACCAAGGTGGGATCTCTCCAGGCACAAAATCATAAATGATATAATTACTGTCATGAAAACAAGACAGACCTTTCAGGGAAATCTTTTCAATAAAGTAGAAGTTAAAACAGTTTGA